CAATCCCGTGGCAGGGTTTGCTCTAACGTTCTTCGCTTGGGCCGTGAACGGCCTGGCTTCGCGCAAGGCCAGCATGCTGCGCCTGAGCCAGGGAGAAGACCTGGACTGGATTTGATTTGCATGGCTAGGCTGTTTTCACGTGTTTGAAGACAAGTCCTGTTGGGTGCGCTGGGTGCAGTCCTGCGCCCTGGCGTGCTATGTCCATGCGCATCGCGTGGAGTTGCTCCGCGTGGCGCTGCATGGGTGGGGGCCCCGCCCGCCGAGGTGAGGCTTCCGTCATGGTGTTCCTGCTCCCGCTTGGGGTGGACGGTGCGACGCTGGGCCGTCGCCCCTGGGTCTCCGTCTCCATCGCCGCGCTCTGTGCCGTGGCCTTCTTCATCACCTGGGTCGTGCCTGCGAACCCGGGCGGGGTGGGTGAGGGTGAGGTTCGCGAGCTGATCCAGGAGACGCTCGCCCATCCCGACCTGGAGCTGCCCCCGGGCTGCAACTCGCTCCTCAGTGAGCACGGCCAGGCGCTGCTAGCCCGGCTGAAGGAGGAGGTGGAGGCGCCGGCCAGGGGCGTGGATGTGAATGCGCTCCAGGCGCGGCTCGACGCGCACTGTGAGAGCGTCCTGGAGTCGAGGGATTCGGGCCTGCTCAACCGCCTGGGGCTCGTGCCCGCGCGGGGGCTGCTGCAGTGGGGCTGGCTGACGTACATGTTCCTGCACCTCGGGTGGATGCACCTGCTGGGGAACCTGCTGTTCTTCTACGTCGTGGGGTTGCTGCTCGAGGACGCGTGGGGCCGGCCGCTGTTCGCGGCCTTCTACGGGGTGGGGGGCCTGATGGCGGGGATTGCCCACTTCGCGCTCGATACCCAATCCCAGACATTGATGGTCGGTGCCTCCGGAGCGGTCGCGGCGTGCATGGGCGCGTTCTGTCTGCGCTTCGCCACGCGCAAGGTCCGCGTGGGCTACCTCTTCTGGCTCCTGAAAATCTGGCGCGGCACCTTCGGTGTTCCGGGCTGGCTGTGGGCGGGCCTCTGGTTTGGCAACCAGGTGCTCGACTTTGTCGTCCTGGGTAACAACACGGGCGTCGCGGTGATGGCGCACATCGGCGGATTCGCCTTTGGCTTCGTCGCGGCCAGCGCGCTGCGCGTGACGCGGCTGGAGGAGCGCTTCGTTGCCCCCGCCATCGCCGCGCGTGAGGGGGGCTGGGTGGCGGACCCTCGCATGCTGGAGGCCCAGACGGCACTGGACGGCGGCGACCGGGAGAAGGCTCGGGCGACCTTCCAGCGCATCCTGGCGGACCATCCGGACAACACCGAGGCGCTGCTCTCCCTGGGGCGGATGGAGCTGGAGGACGGCCGGGGGCCTTCCGGCTCCGCGCGGGTGGAGAAGGCACTGCAGCTGCTGGTCGGGCATGACGTTCATGAACCGCTCTGGCACGCGGTGGACCAGCTGGGAGAGCTGTTCCCCGTGGACCGGCTGCGCCCGGGTGTCGCCTGGCGCGTGGCGCAGGGGATGGACCAGGAGGGGGCCCCCTCCAACTCAGTGGGGATGGCCGAGTCGCTCTACGCCGCGGCCGGCAAGGGCACCGGCACCATGGCGGTGCGCGCCCTGATTCGCGCCGCGGAGCTGCGGCTGGCGCGCCGGGACGCCCCGGAGAAGGCGGCGGAATACCTGACCCGGGCGAAGCCGATGGCGACTGGCGATGCCGCCGCGTTGGCGGAGCGGATCGGCCAGCTGGAGGTGGAGGCGGCGCGGATGGACGCGCGGATGAAGGACCGGGGAATCGCCCTGGACACGGAGTCCGCCGCGCCAAGGACTCGCGCCGTCGCGGCCCTGGCGCCCGAGTCGCCTGGGGCCTCCACGCTGCCCCCGCGAATCATCCCCTGTCGCATCCTGGGGCTGTCCGACAAGGCCCTGATGGTGGAGTCCCAGGGCGGACAGCGCCGGTCGCTGTCCGTCACGGAGGTCATGGCGGTGGCCGTGGGCATGCTGCCCATCGCCGGGCCCGAAGGGGCGGCCCCGCGGCAGACGGTGCTCACCGACCTGGTGGTGTCCTGGGGGGACCTGGAGCGAGGGCCGACCGTGCTGCGCATCCCGGCCGCCGGGCTCGGACTGCCGGAGCGCTATCCCGGCCTCGCGCCGAGAGAGGCCTACGCGCGCTTCCTGGCCGCGCTGCTGGAGCACTCCAGCGCCAATGCCCTGCCGGACGCACCCACACTGGCCGAGGGCCGCTACCCGCGCTTCGCCAACGAGGGCGAGCTCACGGCGCACTACTACGGACAGGTGGCCTCGGCGGCTTGACGGCAGTCTCAGCGAGACGGCAGCTCCACGATGAAGGTCGCCCCCTGGCCGGGCTGGCTCTCCACGCGCAGGGTGCCGTGGTGGGCTTCGACAATCTGTCGGGTGATGAAGAGGCCCAATCCCAGACCGCCGTAATGCCGTGTCGACACGGCGCGCGTGAATTTCTCGAAGATGGCCTGGAGGCTCCCCGGCGCGATGCCGATGCCTTCGTCCCTCACGCTCAGCCTTGCCCG
This DNA window, taken from Corallococcus coralloides DSM 2259, encodes the following:
- a CDS encoding rhomboid family intramembrane serine protease: MVFLLPLGVDGATLGRRPWVSVSIAALCAVAFFITWVVPANPGGVGEGEVRELIQETLAHPDLELPPGCNSLLSEHGQALLARLKEEVEAPARGVDVNALQARLDAHCESVLESRDSGLLNRLGLVPARGLLQWGWLTYMFLHLGWMHLLGNLLFFYVVGLLLEDAWGRPLFAAFYGVGGLMAGIAHFALDTQSQTLMVGASGAVAACMGAFCLRFATRKVRVGYLFWLLKIWRGTFGVPGWLWAGLWFGNQVLDFVVLGNNTGVAVMAHIGGFAFGFVAASALRVTRLEERFVAPAIAAREGGWVADPRMLEAQTALDGGDREKARATFQRILADHPDNTEALLSLGRMELEDGRGPSGSARVEKALQLLVGHDVHEPLWHAVDQLGELFPVDRLRPGVAWRVAQGMDQEGAPSNSVGMAESLYAAAGKGTGTMAVRALIRAAELRLARRDAPEKAAEYLTRAKPMATGDAAALAERIGQLEVEAARMDARMKDRGIALDTESAAPRTRAVAALAPESPGASTLPPRIIPCRILGLSDKALMVESQGGQRRSLSVTEVMAVAVGMLPIAGPEGAAPRQTVLTDLVVSWGDLERGPTVLRIPAAGLGLPERYPGLAPREAYARFLAALLEHSSANALPDAPTLAEGRYPRFANEGELTAHYYGQVASAA